In one window of Erinaceus europaeus chromosome 17, mEriEur2.1, whole genome shotgun sequence DNA:
- the PIDD1 gene encoding p53-induced death domain-containing protein 1 yields MPSPGGQPAGDGCAGGGQAEPAEDEGPEPAEDGAEDRAVDSPEDGVPPEPAGQRLSLDVLPDGCARLLRLCAGRPRLDVRFLRLSAHEDPRLLATALAILPRSLPHLRSLVLRGGQHRDAGGACLPGHLSSLPAGLDGLAQLAHLDLSFNLLSRLPACGGLPPSLAALLLSHNRLRALPLTLGPLPALTFLTLSHNRLRALPPALAALPGLRRLDLSHNLLDTLPPDLGALGGLAELNVAGNRLRVLPDALVQLESLQLLLLHSNLLTWVPAGLARLPLLTRLDLRDNQLRTLPPELRDAPFVRLQGNPLGEPPLALSASLSPPVAARSPWPVAPACISPRGLSPPPSPSPAACARRSRASHHWAPTTPCSAASWSCGPMGWLSSRQDVGLWLLFQPPRTRRCREVVIRTLSRGSWKDLETRLEEETPRRLWAHCQVPHFSCFLVILRPVSDTCLVPPEGTLLCSSGLPGVRVTFPPGATEEPRPVSMQVVPLSGQDLQALRALLAEPEAAASPLLALSQSGGPVAPGFLRPVTVQLPLPPGVSGLGLDRTHLHLLHRAPLAAAWDDVTTQVALELSHLYARFRVTHFSWYWLWYSTRACVQGLVRRAWERLRLHRVNLIALQRRRDPEQVLLQCLPRGKVDTTLQRLRERYRGPEPSDTVDMFEGESFFAAFERGLAVDAERPDCVDGRVCFVFYSHLKNMKEVYVNTVLDRRAQAVRGQVSFYRGTVPPEVPEEAAAARQKQAADAEWMATLPIKLPRLRGPGSPGRCADLSLAPLQLGDAETGFLTQSNLLGVAGRLGTDWPALALNLGLPYQQVQATRHDFRDDLAGQARHMLFSWAEQHARQPGAVELLVQALEQSDRRDVAEEVRAVLELGRQKYQDSIRRTGLAVPDPSVSPAPEPTQA; encoded by the exons ATGCCCAGCCCCGGGGGACAGCCGGCGGGCGATGGCTGCGCGGGAGGGGGACAGGCAGAGCCCGCGGAGGATGAGGGACCGGAGCCGGCGGAGGACGGTGCTGAGGACAGAGCCGTGGACAGTCCTGAGGATGGGGTGCCCCCTGAGCCGGCCGGCCAGCGCCTGAGCCTGGACGTGCTGCCCGACGGCTGTGCCCGTCTGCTGCGCCTGTGTGCTGGGCGGCCGCGGTTGGACGTGCGCTTCCTGCGGCTTAGTGCCCACGAGGACCCGCGGCTGCTGGCGACCGCCCTGGCCATCCTGCCCCGGAGCCTGCCACACCTGCGCTCGCTGGTGCTCAGAG gggggcagcacCGGGACGCAGGGGGCGCCTGCCTGCCCGGTCACCTGAGCTCGCTGCCCGCCGGCCTGGATGGCCTGGCCCAGCTGGCCCACCTGGACCTGAGCTTCAACCTCCTGAGCCGCCTGCCTGCCTGTGGGGGGCTGCCCCCCAGCCTGGCCGCCCTGCTGCTGTCCCACAACCGTCTGCGGGCGCTGCCCCTCACCCTGGGCCCGCTGCCTGCGCTCACCTTCCTCACCCTCAGCCACAACCGTCTGCGGGCGCTGCCCCCCGCCCTGGCCGCCCTGCCCGGCCTGCGGCGCCTCGACCTCAGCCACAACCTGCTGGACACGCTGCCCCCCGACCTCGGGGCCCTGGGCGGCCTGGCCGAGCTCAACGTAGCCGGCAACCGGCTGCGGGTCCTCCCGGATGCCCTGG TGCAGCTGGAGTCTCTGCAGCTGCTGCTCCTGCACAGCAACCTGCTGACCTGGGTGCCCGCCGGCCTGGCCCGCCTGCCGCTGCTCACCCGCCTGGACCTCAGGGACAACCAGCTGCGCACGCTGCCCCCCGAGCTGCGGGACGCCCCCTTTGTGCGCCTTCAGGGGAACCCCCTGGGCGAGCCCCCCCTGGCCCTGTCAG ctTCCCTGTCACCCCCCGTGGCTGCACGGTCACCCTGGCCGGTGGCGCCCGCCTGCATTTCCCCGAGGGGGCTGTCGCCGCCCCCCTCACCATCGCCTGCCGCCTGTGCCCGCCGGAGCCGCGCCTCGCACCACTGGGCCCCCACGACGCCCTGCTCAGCCGCATCCTGGAGCTGCGGCCCCATGGGGTGGCTTTCCAGCAGGCAG GACGTGGGCCTCTGGCTGCTCTTCCAGCCCCCACGGACACGGCGCTGCCGGGAGGTGGTGATCCGCACCCTGAGCCGGGGCAGCTGGAAAGACCTGGAGACCCGCCTGGAGGAGGAGACACCCAGG CGGCTCTGGGCGCACTGCCAGGTGCCCCACTTCTCCTGCTTCCTTGTGATCTTGCGCCCGGTGTCTGACacctgcctggtgcccccagagGGGACACTACTCTGTTCCTCGGGGCTCCCCGGGGTCAGGGTCACCTTTCCCCCCGGAGCAACGGAGGAACCTCGGCCAGTGAGCATGCAG GTGGTCCCCCTCAGTGGCCAGGATCTGCAGGCCCTGCGCGCCCTGTTGGCTGAACCCGAGGCGGCCGCCAGCCCCCTGCTGGCCCTGTCCCAGAGCGGGGGTCCCGTGGCCCCTGGGTTCCTGCGGCCGGTCACCGTGCAGCTGCCGCTCCCCCCCGGAGTCTCAG GCCTGGGCCTGGACCgcacccacctgcacctgctACACCGGGCGCCCCTGGCGGCTGCCTGGGACGATGTCACCACCCAGGTGGCCCTGGAACTCAGCCACCTGTACGCACGCTTCCGGGTCACCCACTTCTCCTG GTACTGGCTGTGGTACTCCACCCGGGCGTGTGTGCAGGGCCTGGTGCGCAGGGCCTGGGAGCGTCTGCGGCTGCACCGTGTCAACCTCATTGCGCTGCAGCGACGCCGGGACCCGGAGCAGGTTCTGCTTCAGTGCCTGCCCCGAGgcaag GTGGACACCACGCTGCAGAGACTGCGAGAGCGCTACCGGGGCCCCGAGCCGTCAGACACGGTGGATATGTTTGAGGGTGAAAGCTTCTTTGCTGCCTTCGAGCGAGGCCTCGCCGTGGATGCTG AACGCCCCGACTGTGTGGACGGCCGTGTCTGCTTTGTCTTCTACTCACATCTGAAGAACATGAAGGAAGTTTATGTGAACACCGTGCTGGACCGGCGGGCACAGgcggtcaggggccag GTATCTTTCTACCGAGGCACGGTGCCCCCAGAGGTGCCTGAGGAGGCCGCGGCCGCTCGGCAGAAGCAGGCAGCAGATGCCGAGTGGATGGCCACTCTGCCCATCAAGTTGCCG AGACTGCGGGGCCCCGGCAGCCCGGGCAGGTGCGCCGACCTCTCGCtggcccccctgcagctgggggacgCGGAGACGGGCTTCCTGACACAGAGCAACCTCCTGGGCGTGGCCGGGCGCCTGGGCACCGACTGGCCGGCTCTGGCCCTGAACTTGGGGCTGCCCTACCAGCAGGT
- the PNPLA2 gene encoding patatin-like phospholipase domain-containing protein 2 yields MFPREATWNISFAGCGFLGVYHIGVASCLREHAPFLVANATHIYGASAGALTATALVTGACLGEAGANIIEVSKEARKRFLGPLHPSFNLVKTIRCCLLKTLPADCHERASGRLGISLTRVSDGENVIISHFHSKDELIQANVCSTFIPVYCGLIPPTLQGVRYVDGGISDNLPLYELRNTITVSPFSGESDICPQDSSTSIHELRVTNTSIQFNLRNLYRLSKALFPPEPMVLREMCKQGYRDGLRFLRRNGLLNRPNPLMALAPARPQGPEDEDTEEAEAMLRGHLPAREDRRILEHLPSRLNEALLEACVEPKDLLSTLSNMLPVRLATAMMVPYTLPLESAVSFTIRLLEWLPDVPEDIRWMKEQTGSICQYLVMRAKRKLGSHLPSRLQEQVELRRAQSLPSVPLSCAACSETLPAWLRSVLLGDALARWEECQRQLLLSLFCTDVAFPPDALRMHAPPPPSPPQHPPGLPPC; encoded by the exons ATGTTCCCCCGGGAGGCGACGTGGAACATCTCGTTCGCTGGCTGCGGCTTCCTGGGCGTCTACCATATCGGGGTGGCCTCCTGCCTGCGCGAGCACGCGCCCTTCCTGGTGGCCAACGCCACGCACATCTACGGCGCCTCGGCCGGGGCGCTGACCGCCACGGCGCTGGTCACGGGCGCCTGCCTGG GCGAGGCTGGTGCCAACATCATCGAGGTGTCGAAGGAGGCTCGCAAGCGCTTCCTGGGCCCGCTGCACCCCTCCTTCAACCTGGTAAAGACCATCCGCTGCTGCCTGCTGAAGACCCTGCCCGCAGACTGCCACGAGCGGGCCAGCGGGCGACTGGGCATCTCCCTGACCCGAGTGTCGGACGGCGAGAACGTCATCATCTCCCACTTCCACTCCAAGGACGAGCTCATCCAG GCCAATGTCTGTAGCACCTTCATCCCCGTGTACTGCGGCCTCATCCCGCCCACCCTCCAGGGCGTG CGCTATGTGGACGGCGGCATCTCAGACAACCTGCCCCTCTACGAGCTCCGCAACACCATCACCGTGTCCCCCTTCTCGGGCGAGAGCGACATCTGCCCGCAGGACAGCTCCACCAGCATCCACGAGCTGCGCGTCACCAACACCAGCATCCAGTTCAACCTGCGCAACCTCTACCGCCTGTCCAAGGCGCTCTTCCCGCCGGAGCCCATG GTGCTTCGAGAGATGTGCAAGCAGGGCTACCGGGACGGGCTGCGCTTCCTGCGACGGAACG GCCTCCTGAACAGGCCCAACCCTTTGATGGCGCTGGCCCCAGCCCGTCCCCAAGGCCCTGAGGACGAGGACACGGAAGAGGCGGAGGCCATGCTGAGGGGCCACCTGCCAGCGCGGGAGGACCGCCGCATCCTGGAGCACTTGCCCTCGAGGCTCAATGAGG CCCTGCTGGAGGCCTGCGTGGAGCCCAAGGACTTGCTGAGCACGCTGTCCAACATGCTGCCTGTGCGACTGGCCACGGCCATGATGGTGCCCTACACACTGCCCCTAGAGAGCGCCGTGTCCTTCACCATCCG CTTGCTGGAGTGGCTGCCTGACGTCCCTGAGGACATCCGGTGGATGAAGGAGCAGACGGGCAGCATCTGCCAGTACCTGGTGATGCGGGCGAAGAGGAAGCTGGGCAGCCACCTGCCCTCCAG GCTGCAGGAGCAGGTGGAGCTGCGGCGCGCGCAGTCCCTGCCATCCGTGCCGCTGTCCTGCGCCGCCTGCAGCGAGACCCTGCCCGCCTGGCTGCGCAGCGTGCTGCTGGGCGACGCGCTGGCGCGCTGGGAAGAATGTCAACGCCAGCTGCTGCTCAGCCTCTTCTGCACCGACGTGGCCTTCCCGCCCGACGCCCTGCGCATGCATGcgcccccacccccctcacccccgcAGCACCCTCCCGGCCTGCCCCCCTGCTGA
- the RPLP2 gene encoding large ribosomal subunit protein P2: MRYVASYLLAALGGNASPSAKDIRKILDSVGIEADDERLNKVISELNGKNIEDVIAQGIGKLASVPAGAAVAVSAAPGSAAPAAGAAPAAAEEKKDEKKDESEESDDDMGFGLFD; encoded by the exons ATGCGCTACGTCGCCTCCTACCTGCTGGCCGCCCTGGGGGGCAACGCGTCGCCCAGCGCCAAGGACATCAGGAAGATCCTGGACAGCGTGGGCATCGAGGCCGACGACGAGCGGCTCAACAAG GTCATCAGCGAGCTGAACGGGAAGAACATCGAGGACGTGATCGCCCAGG GTATCGGCAAGCTGGCCAGTGTCCCCGCCGGGGCCGCCGTGGCCGTGTCCGCCGCCCCGGGATCCGCAGCTCCCGCCGCCGGCGCCGCCCCTGCCGCAG CCGAGGAGAAGAAGGACGAGAAGAAGGACGAGTCGGAGGAGTCGGATGACGACATGGGATTCGGCCTGTTCGACTag